A segment of the Cutaneotrichosporon cavernicola HIS019 DNA, chromosome: 6 genome:
ctccttcttgacctcctcggcccacGTGCAGGCAGTGTGCAGACGGAGAATGGCAGCGTTGGCAACCGTCTCCTCGAAGTTGGCGTCGGTGATGTCGTCACCAGCGTCAGCAAGGGTGAGAcggacggcgtcggcgccgaaCTTCTGCGTGGCCTCGCGCATGGTGAGGAAATTGCCTGTCGACTTGGACATCTTCTTGCCGTTAAGCATGAGGTGACCGTTAGCGCGGACCGAGCGGGGCCAGTGCTTCTCGGGGAAGATGGCCGCGTGAACGTAGATCCAGAAGGTAAGGTGGTTGGGGATGAGATCCTTGCCCGATGAACGGATGTCGAGAGGGTAGAAGTACTGGAACGAGTacttgagctcggccgcgacCTCCTTGGAGATCTTCGAGTCGGCCGGGTAGGGCCCGTCGCGGAGAATGTGCTCCCACATGGCGTCGGTCATGTCCTCAGGCTTGATGCCGTacttgccctccttgccccAGCGGTCGGTGTGGAGCAGGTTAGCAACAGTGTAGTACGACATGTAGATGGTCGAATCGGAGAGCGACTCGACGAGGAACTGCTGGTCCCAAGGGAGCTTGGAGCCAAGACCGTACGAACGCGCACACGCCCACTTGTTGAGCCAGTTGAGGACAGCCTGGAAGTTGTGGCGAGTCTCGGGGACGAACGTGTTcatcttggcgaggaggtcctCCGCAACCTTcttccactcctcctctccgtAGTCGAGGTACCACTGGTCGACAAGGGCGACAACACACACGTCCGCGGAACGCGAGATAacctcgctctcgggctcggcgtaGGGAACACCAAGaccggcgtcgaggagctgctggCGAACCTTGGGCTTAGCGTCCTGGACAGACTCGCCCTTGAAGTCCCCGACGGTCATGACACCGCTGTAGAAGCCCTCCTTGTAAGCCAGCTCCTTagcctcggcgagctgcttgacGTCACGCTGCGACTGGATCTTGAGCTCGGTGCAGAGCTTCTCGGCAGCCATGTCACCGTACTTGGGCGTCGAGAGGACCGAGATGGGGTCGACAGAGGCCCACTTGGGGTCGATCTTGTACATCTCGGGCTTCTTGCGGAGGTCCATAAGGGTGCGGTAGTCGTCAGGTGAGTCCGAGGGGACCGACGTGACGACACCGGTACccttggtggcgaggacgccctCCATGGGAAGGACGTAGACCTCGGGGACGACGCCGAACGGAGGGTTGACCTTGGTGCCGATGATCTCAGCGCCCTTGACGGAGACGACCTTCTTGAAGACACCCTCAGGGCTGGCGAAGGTGCCCTGGTAGGCCATGTTGCGGGCAGCCCGGTCGGTGAGGAGCCAGAGCTCGGAATCCGACGCCTCGTAGAGGCCGTAGTCGAGGTTGGGGCCGACGAAGCAGTTGGTCTGGCCGTACATGGTCTCAGGACGAAgagtggcggcgacgagctggacaGTCTTGCCGCCGACAGCCTGCTTGACCTCCGAGGAGACGTCCGGGCCCCACTCGAGGACCTTCATCTTGACGGCAGTGTACTCCTGGGGGTTGACAGCCTCACCCGACTGGCGGTCGTGGTCCATGCAGGGCTGGCCGTCCTTGGGCGAGTAAATGGTGTAGCGCTTGCCGAACTTGATGCGGCCCTGGTCGTGGAGCTTGTTCATCTGCCAGCGCACAAAGCTGTCATAGTAGAGGTTGGCAGGGGTGGTCAGGAACTGGCGGCGCCAGTCAACGCGGGCACCGAGGTTAGTGAGGTCCTCGGTGGCGATGGGCGGGAAGAACTCGAGCCAATGGAGGGGCTCGGCGAACTTCTTGATGTCCTCGCGGGGAACACCGATCAGCTCCATGATCTGGAACTGGTAGGTGAGGCCGGTAGACTTGGCGTTgagcttgcccttcttggccttggagGGGTCGGACGAAGCGGCCTTCTcaaccttctcctcgacagcgTCCTCCTTGAAACCCGAGAAGTCCTCGCCGAACATCTCCATTTCCCTGATGAGCTTGTCGGCGGAggcctggtgtgagcggaCGCGGGCCGAGCTCAACCTACCTTGATGGGCATGCCGGTGGCATGATAGCCGACAGGGAAGAGGACACGCTTGCCGCGCATGCGCTCGAATCCAGCAGCAAACTCGACCTTGGACACGGTGAAGGCGTGGCCAAGGTGGAGAGAGCCGTTCATGTAAGGGTAGGGGAAGGTGCCGAACCACTTGGGGTGCTTGGCCTGGACCTCCTCCATCGAGAGGCCCTGCTCGAAAAAGTCGGCGTAGTTCTTGACGCCCTCTGGAAGCGGCGCGGGTTCGGTCTCGAACGCACCGGCCTGAGCCCACGCCTGCTGAgcgcgcttctcgagctcaacAAGGTAGTCACGCTTGCCggtctggggtcagttAAGGCCTTCAAGCGGTCATGTACAGGAGCGCAGAGCGTTGTGGGAGAGGGGCTCGAGCGGGCATCACAGTGCGCGTCGACGCAATTAATGGCGGCTCCCACCGAATGCCTCAAACTCTGCCATCTGTGGGCGCGGAATCGTCCCGAATCTTGGACAGATCCGTGGACCGCAACCATCCTCTGCACGTGTGGCCCAGCCCATAGCCAACTCAGTTGTCACCACCTACCTTCTCCATTGTCACGACCGGCTGGGTCGGCGCGTCGTTCTTGGACGCCATGTCGTCAGAGTTGAGACGGGAGATAGAGGTGTGGAGGGAGCGAAGTCTCGGCGCGATGGCAGCAGCGGGAGCCGAGGTAAGGACTGAAAGGCCGCTGCGGATGAGACGGGGCGGGATCGTTTTTAGGGGGCGCACGTCGACTCGCGCGGCGTGCTTTTGCAGTAACGTTGAGATAGATTGTGAGGCGAGGCGAGTCGAGCGAGATGGGCCAGACGGCGAGCACCGTGTTGGTGGCAGTGAGTCGAAAAGAGTATATTACGTAAGATTAAAAATGAGGTGGTGTAAAATACCGATATCAAGTTTCGTGGGGTCTCCGCGTCATGTGGATAGTGATCGTCGCTGCCTGGAACGGCCAAACACATACTTGTCGATCACTGGCGGTCCTCCACTGGtcctccacccacctccactccgACTTAAACCGCCTCTTTTGCAGTCGGCAGGCTCCCTGCGCAGCGCGTAAGCATCGCTGACGGACTGGCGTTGATGTTACACTAGAGTGGAGTCCGGCTGCTCAGGACCGATGGTGTAGTGGAGGTGGATTGGTGGAGGAGCGTGGGAAAGCAACTCTCGAGACTGACGGTTttgtggaggtggagtggtggaggaagaTAGAAACGTTCCACAATGTACCTGCGCTCTACGGTGTTCTTCTCCGACGTCACGACTTACGCCGAAGCTCCAAGCCGTTGACATAACAGGGCCAGGTCGCCTCGCCGACTTCATCAGGAAGTTCTCACGTTGATTACTTGACCACTCCACAGCTCCAAAAACCGATCACCAACCACTATGGTGACTGGCACTTACCCTTCTGACTAACCCCAGAGCGACTCCAAGAACGTCCTCCAGACTGTCGTCGACAGTCAGGTCCAATTCCTTACGAAAGGGGCCCATCGTGCCCCGTTGCAGAACTACCCCTCCGACGCGGGACTCGAGTACGAGAAGGTGTGGTTCCCGGCTGTTGGCGGTGTCATGCTTGAAGGGTGGTGGATCCCGCGCCCCAGTGCCACACGCGTGATCCTCTGTAACCATCCAATGACGTTCAACAAGGGTGGCTACCCAGGCTCGAAGCCCGGCTTTGACGCTTTTGGCCTCATCGACGTCAACTTTATCCCGGACTATGCGGACCTCCACAAGGCAGGGTACGCGGTCCTGGCGTACGAACGGCGCACCCACGGCCTCTCGTACAGCAACTGGGGCGAGACGTCCACCGTGGGTGCCCACGAGAGTCGTGACGTCGCCGGCGCGATGCGCTTCCTCTCAACGTGGGGCCCGACGCGTGACTTGGAAGTCGCCCTCGATCTTCGCTGCATGGGTGCCAAATCGGGCATCGCGGCGTTCAAGAACTTCCCGCAGGACATGGCCCCGGCTAGAGCCTTTGTGGCCCTTCAGCCGGTCAGCGCGGGCGCGTTTGTCGCCAGGGCtgccgagggcgccggTGTCGATCTTGCCAAGGCGCTCCAGGAGTTTGACAAGGGCGTGTGGGCGGCGATTGTCCTGCGTGCAGGCGACCTTTTCCCACAGAGCTCGGCCGCTCAAGTCAAGATCCccacgctcgtcgcgcaggtcAAGGGCGACATGTTCGCCGATGCTCCGAAGGATACGCAGGAGATCTTTGATGGACTCGGCGCCAGTGAGAAGAAGCTCTACTGACTCATGGGGACGACCGCCGCTTCGACGGCTACAACTACTTTGGGGACACGCCGGACGAGTTGCTCGGCTGGTTTGAAAGCACTTCCGGGCCAAGTAGATTAGCCAATTGCCAAGAACATAAGCTTGTGATGGTCATGCTGATCATGCAAGTTGCCCATTGTGGGTGGGGTGACGCTGATCCCACACGATACTCGGGACGCAGGACGGGCGCAGATTAGATTTGAACGGTGACAGCAGGCAATTTATCTCCTGATCTCCTGTAGAGCTGCAAAGCTGTACCGCTAACCATCTAATGAGACTCTCCGGCGACTACGGGCCGGCGTGCGAGCGACTGCGCAGCTTGGCATAGCGGCCATCCGGTCCAGGGTGATAGGCATGATAGGGCCTCTCTTAGCATGACAGTCGAAACCATGGCAGTCCTGCCTTAGTTGTTACTGTACTGCCCTCAGTTGACGAACTACCTTCCTCCGGACTTTGCCATGAGATAATCCTGGCTACCGCGAATCCATGGCAACATGGCTTTCCACCAGTGCATCAGAGGGCTGGCTCACCTGCATCACCTGCACATGCTGACCAGATTTTACACCATGGATCATGAGGCGGGTAGATTGGGGCGAGCAGTCAGCGCGAACGAGACAGTTCGGTCCTGATTGCTTCATCGACATGATCCTCCATTGGGTGCAGATTAGATTTCAGCATGGATCAGCTCCTCAGATGAGCGACGTCTGCCGATCCAGTGAGGTAGCAATCATGTGGCGAGGGGTTTAATGAGTTTTTTTGTCATATTGTAGTTCTGATCGAGTGCGAAGTGCGAACAAGCGgaccaaggccgaccgACTGCTCTGGCACCTTCCCTCCTACCAAGGGTGGAGCTGTCGAAAGAGATATaaaccccccccccccaaccccccccTCCGCCTTGACCAACTCATTTCTTCACAGCACTCCTCTTCATCtactctctcactctcagTCTCCACTCTACAACGCCCAACCACTTCGCTTCACCCTCCCTTCTCACTACTACAACACACCCTCTTTATAAACTTCACAATGCTCGCCATggccctcgtcgcgctcttcGCCGCTGCGGTCATCGCCGCCCCCGCTGACAAGGCCggcgccttcctcgccaagcgcggTGCCCCCCATCCCCCCATCGCTCTCCCCGACTACCCCGGTTGCCCCGAAACCTACCCACGcgcccttcctcctcctcctcctcctccctgCGCTTACCCGTGCGGTGGCAGCTGCATCCCTCCCGGCACTGTCTGCTGTGGGGAGTCCGGTGAGCAAGCTTCCTCCGCTTTCTACTCCACTCATCTTCCCTTCCTGCCCCGCTGATAACAGGGAACTTCTGCCCCAGCAACTGCCAGTGCAGTACCAGCGGCCACGGggagcacctcgtccacaTCTGCCTCGCCCCCATTGGCCTTGACATTGACGTCCTCTAGCCGGGTGAGCCCGCTGCTCTCCAGCAATCTCGAGTCACATTAATTCCAGTGCATCAGTCGACTAGCAAAAATCAACAACACGGCTTCAAGGACCTTTCATCTTTGTACATCACCTCTTTAGCTTCTTCTTCACCGGCAACTCTTCTGCTGCCACTCTCATTTCTCTTAGGTAGCACCGCTCTCTGGAGCCTAAGCTGTACATCGCCGCCTATGAACAGTCCTTTAACCCCTCCATTGCTGCTGCATCTTGGATCCTTTAGCTTTCAAAGGCCTGTGAGTGAAcgggtcgacgagatggtCGGCGGCCACAAAAGCTCTAGGGTTTTGCTAATTCCATGTCGTCTTCCCCTCCGCGCCAACCAAACCATCCGAAGAGATCCATCGCCCCCAGCCGATTTGGCAACTCCCTTTGACCTTTGGACAGCCAGACGGCGTGTCCTGCCACCGTCATCGAGCACCCTCACGCATGTGTGAGTGCACAGCCTCAATCGTCTGCTCTGATTGGAAGTTAAGTTAAAACGGCCAACGGAAGGAAGCCCTTCTCCGTCTTGACTTGAAAGCAATGCCCCGCATAATCCCTCTGCAGCGCGTTGTCTGTGCGAGGTTGATCAATAGTGCGATATGGCCGTGTTAAAGGCTGTTAGTGGCATCAATTGCACACTACGTTCTTCGTGAGCTTTCACATTCCAGGATCACGTGATCGCCGACGGACAGGTTTGTGTATCAAACGCCCAGCTCTACATCGGCGTGTCGTAAGAGACTGTAGTCATAGTGGCTCTGGGCCTGCTGCCAGGATGCTCTCTCCATCCCTGATTACAATTCATAAAGAAATTCAAGCCTGATTCCAATTCATAAAGAAATTCAAGGTTTGGTTCCAATTCATAAAGGAATTCAAGGCCGCCACATCCACTAAGGGAAGCAACCCTGTTCCACCCCACACTGGTAGAATATGCCATGTCGCGGCTGATATATCATACCTCTTCATCACGCCGAACTCCTCAACGCCCTCTCCACGatgctcgccctccccctgGTCTTCTTGGCCCTCTCGGCCGCAgcccaacccaaccccatGTTCTTCGACAACGGCATCACCGATGCCAGCACGGCGCGCCTGCCCGACTCCCCAGGGTGCACGTACTGCGCCCTAGCATGTCTGCCCGACAAC
Coding sequences within it:
- a CDS encoding uncharacterized protein (Alpha/beta hydrolase family), which translates into the protein MSDSKNVLQTVVDSQVQFLTKGAHRAPLQNYPSDAGLEYEKVWFPAVGGVMLEGWWIPRPSATRVILCNHPMTFNKGGYPGSKPGFDAFGLIDVNFIPDYADLHKAGYAVLAYERRTHGLSYSNWGETSTVGAHESRDVAGAMRFLSTWGPTRDLEVALDLRCMGAKSGIAAFKNFPQDMAPARAFVALQPVSAGAFVARAAEGAGVDLAKALQEFDKGVWAAIVLRAGDLFPQSSAAQVKIPTLVAQVKGDMFADAPKDTQEIFDGLGASEKKLY
- the CDC60 gene encoding uncharacterized protein (tRNA synthetases class I (C) catalytic domain) gives rise to the protein MASKNDAPTQPVVTMEKTGKRDYLVELEKRAQQAWAQAGAFETEPAPLPEGVKNYADFFEQGLSMEEVQAKHPKWFGTFPYPYMNGSLHLGHAFTVSKVEFAAGFERMRGKRVLFPVGYHATGMPIKASADKLIREMEMFGEDFSGFKEDAVEEKVEKAASSDPSKAKKGKLNAKSTGLTYQFQIMELIGVPREDIKKFAEPLHWLEFFPPIATEDLTNLGARVDWRRQFLTTPANLYYDSFVRWQMNKLHDQGRIKFGKRYTIYSPKDGQPCMDHDRQSGEAVNPQEYTAVKMKVLEWGPDVSSEVKQAVGGKTVQLVAATLRPETMYGQTNCFVGPNLDYGLYEASDSELWLLTDRAARNMAYQGTFASPEGVFKKVVSVKGAEIIGTKVNPPFGVVPEVYVLPMEGVLATKGTGVVTSVPSDSPDDYRTLMDLRKKPEMYKIDPKWASVDPISVLSTPKYGDMAAEKLCTELKIQSQRDVKQLAEAKELAYKEGFYSGVMTVGDFKGESVQDAKPKVRQQLLDAGLGVPYAEPESEVISRSADVCVVALVDQWYLDYGEEEWKKVAEDLLAKMNTFVPETRHNFQAVLNWLNKWACARSYGLGSKLPWDQQFLVESLSDSTIYMSYYTVANLLHTDRWGKEGKYGIKPEDMTDAMWEHILRDGPYPADSKISKEVAAELKYSFQYFYPLDIRSSGKDLIPNHLTFWIYVHAAIFPEKHWPRSVRANGHLMLNGKKMSKSTGNFLTMREATQKFGADAVRLTLADAGDDITDANFEETVANAAILRLHTACTWAEEVKKEAGSLRTGAFNEHDKQFQAEMDSLVEGAYKAYSEMNFKEALKLGLYDFENARNWYRVVSQPENGGQGMHKDLLLSWIRNNALLLAPFTPHFSEFIWQDILGEKSSVQNAPFPKPSSSVHVEALDELAYLRGVVDSVRSAELSLGRRKGGKGKQGTGPVFDPSKPKAARIYVATEFPAWQVKTMDIVASAWDEKAGALDEVAMRKALADAGMNKDKKAMPYVQLLKKKATTAGKRAFESKLTFDELEALKLLSPYIKSQLKYTTVDVVSVADAKKHIDANGASDGWSPERVEMSEPGSPAVQFWNL